Proteins encoded in a region of the Sparus aurata chromosome 6, fSpaAur1.1, whole genome shotgun sequence genome:
- the znfx1 gene encoding NFX1-type zinc finger-containing protein 1 isoform X4, with translation MIWRSRGMGGEPGRGGNRGAGREGRDGRGRGRGGGGGRGGGADAGRQRGGGRQGGGGGGWGRGGNGEQGAAGRGGGGGGGGGVVRRGGQSEDRRGGRREGGGDGQQRNGGGAHSTGRDGAPRGHGLGYKKMEELSRKDPSEVLITLSSHRGLHEALGETTMRKDLTELLCKVLSIAFKSRTDRSSLLHLAGIIKETAFFRISLLYYLVGVGSESDPVRRARYPEHLGNILAILSEILSMYPASSVQVGSLLLTQLQSAISTLKASGVVIRRQTEESMETLQALIEHLQERSREGTLRSDKDTYALLGDNPGEEDLADFRTIPIYPTPEEFHQDQKPFLRPNLTSQRYTNTHLYLDTHFRLLREDFVRPLRDGIQQLLRSQAGEGGNKTPLKAKHFDDIRVYFDTKLVVPKCTITGLAYIVQFDVQPLQFVRWQNSKRLIFGSLVCLSCDNFQSFLLATVSDRDPNELERGQVQITFTEESRHKLARIEKNQLFLMVETSAYFEAYRYVLDGLQEQNEDKLPFQRYIVECNPDVHHPAYVRKVDTFDLKPVADPDFKDRMKPFNCLEEEAWPRKEELGLDESQMKAFQLALTKELAIIQGPPGTGKTYVGLKIAQALLTNQPLWRTPINKAPMLVVCYTNHALDQFLEGIHKFLKDGIVRVGGRSNSEVLKRFNMRELSRSTGFRNSLPSHLQQAHNRIYGELCDVEREMESQGRMLECSLKGVLHERALGKFIWVRHWDGLHQTPGLHPEHGFARRREKKPSLIMEWLGLGSTAFQQRETEFVNGNEAEEPMELDEEDLIEIAEEADLIQAERIIDDNTDPRGGRDGRRNQDVEEALREMEENMLAMNLDEAEIQAEQSEDGWEIQKAQKKKMKGKIRKELGKGSAMTEREEKTVLDIWSLSPPDRWRLYRLWVARYRVELSDKILESEEEYQNAVDRLADVKRHQSQFLLQEATVIGMTTTGAAKYRKVLQAVRPRLVIVEEAAEVLEAHTITTLSEACQHLILIGDHQQLRPSATVYELAKNFNLEMSMFERLVKMGLPYVRLNYQHRMRPEIARLLTPHIYSELENHPSVYEYDNIKGLNTNLFFMEHNHLEEEIRDGKSHQNKHEAMVVVALCRYFLLQDYKPEQITILTTYTGQFNCLRKLMPAKEFQGVKVHVVDKYQGEENDIVLLSLVRSNRQGKVGFLNIPNRVCVALSRAKKGLYCIGNSTMLGKVQLWSNIFNTLREKDQVGKALTLCCHNHPDREVKVYCAEDFKQSPEGGCTQPCNFRLDCGHVCSLVCHPYDPEHKKYKCMKKCEKPLCAQGHKCTLVCFKKCPEECPVKVEKIIPQCQHSQMVPCHQDPATFACQEPCKKMLPCGHPCDSSCGEPCTSKCKVKVTLQLLCGHSQVAECFYMTCTGEVECRAPCEHKLLCGHACRGTCGKCYQGRFHFPCVHQCERLLICSHKCNQPCTSSCPPCQRPCENFCIHSRCMKPCGQPCAPCIEPCAWQCAHQSCSKLCHEPCDRPPCTQPCAKTLGCGHPCIGLCGDKCPRLCRICNRDEVTEIFFGTEDDPGAYFIQLEDCGHIIEHTAMDTYMGMDDNQQPNEGEEVAIKLKQCPKCRTPIRKNLRYGSHINSSLAQIEMVKEKINGDQAVIKEHRRTLKKQWRDNLLTYKMDEQPTFMNIKAQLERSYLTANDLWVVENKMDFLVRVAKLEKIQRENMLLSQSFTLEKYLSQFERWLSRSYLKFTDQQVHDLQRELQRITFLTEINVRCDMAYKRGQSTNIQSEMQRIRQVLEKCGQFTERDQDRVKDAMKELDRKLPPTGLGITENEREMIVSAMKMKPGHWYKCPNGHVYLITECGGAMEERKCLDCNATIGGASHTLASGNQVASEMDGAQHPAWSEANNLLNFDRLEL, from the exons ATGATCTGGAGAAGCAGAGGAATGGGAGGAGAACCGGGCAGAGGGGGTAACAGAGGTGCAGGACGAGAGGGCAGGgatgggagagggagaggaagaggaggaggaggaggaagaggaggaggagcggatgcaggcagacagagaggaggaggcagacagggagggggaggaggagggtgggggagaGGTGGAAATGGAGAGCAAGGTGCagctgggagaggaggaggaggaggaggaggaggaggagtggtgAGAAGGGGAGGACAAAGTGAGGATAGGAGAGGAGGTAGAAGAGAGGGCGGGGGAGACGGGCAACAGAGGAATGGAGGGGGGGCACATTCTACGGGCAGAGATGGGGCACCAAGGGGCCACGGCCTTGGCtacaaaaaaatggaagaacTCTCCAGAAAAGACCCATCTGAAGTGTTGATCACTCTGTCCTCCCACCGTGGCCTGCACGAGGCCCTGGGCGAGACGACGATGAGGAAGGACCTCACTGAGCTCCTCTGCAAGGTGCTGAGCATAGCCTTCAAGTCCCGCACGGACAGAAGCAGCCTGCTGCACCTCGCTGGCATCATTAAAGAGACGGCGTTCTTCCGCATCAGCCTGCTCTACTATCTGGTGGGCGTGGGGTCGGAGTCCGACCCCGTCCGCAGGGCACGTTACCCAGAACACCTGGGCAACATCCTGGCTATTCTGTCCGAG ATCCTCAGCATGTACCCCGCTAGCTCGGTTCAGGTCGGGAGTTTGCTTCTGACACAGCTCCAATCCGCAATCAGCACCCTGAAAGCATCAGGGGTGGTAATCCGGCGTCAAACGGAGGAGAGCATGGAGACTCTTCAGGCCCTGATCGAGCACCTCCAGGAGAGATCCAGGGAGGGAACCCTGCGCTCAGACAAGGACACATACGCACTCCTAGGTGATAACCCAG GTGAGGAAGACCTCGCAGATTTCCGGACCATACCCATCTACCCCACTCCCGAGGAGTTCCATCAGGACCAGAAGCCCTTCCTCAGACCCAATCTCACCTCTCAGCGCTACACGAACACCCACCTCTACCTCGATACGCACTTCCGGCTGCTGAGAGAGGATTTCGTGCGGCCACTCCGTGACGGGATCCAGCAGCTGCTACGGAGCCAAGCGGGCGAGGGAGGAAATAAAACTCCGCTGAAGGCGAAGCACTTCGACGACATCAGGGTGTATTTCGACACAAAGCTGGTGGTGCCCAAATGCACCATCACTGGCCTCGCCTACATAGTCCAGTTCGACGTTCAGCCACTTCAG TTTGTGCGCTGGCAGAACTCCAAGAGGCTCATCTTCGGCTCCCTGGTCTGCCTGTCTTGTGATAATTTTCAGAGCTTCTTGCTTGCCACGGTGTCGGATCGGGATCCCAATGAGCTGGAGCGGGGACAGGTTCAGATCACCTTCACAGAGGAGAGCAGACACAAGCTGGCCAGAATTGAG AAAAATCAACTGTTCCTGATGGTCGAGACCAGTGCCTACTTTGAGGCCTACCGGTATGTTCTAGATGGCCTTCAGGAGCAGAATGAGGACAAACTGCCGTTTCAGAG ATACATCGTGGAGTGCAACCCAGATGTGCATCACCCGGCTTATGTGCGCAAAGTAGACACTTTTGATTTGAAACCTGTTGCCGACCCCGACTTTAAGGACCGCATGAAGCCCTTTAACTGCCTGGAGGAGGAGGCCTGGCCGAGGAAGGAGGAGCTGGGGCTGGATGAGTCTCAGATGAAAGCCTTCCAGCTGGCCCTCACGAAGGAGCTGGCCATCATACAGGGACCCCCTGGCACTG GAAAAACCTATGTTGGCCTCAAGATTGCTCAGGCTCTGCTGACCAATCAGCCTCTCTGGAGAACCCCAATTAACAAGGCTCCGATGCTGGTAGTGTGTTACACTAACCATGCCCTGGATCAGTTCCTTGAGG GTATCCATAAATTTCTGAAAGATGGCATAGTGAGAGTGGGGGGCCGCAGCAACAGTGAGGTCCTGAAGCGTTTCAATATGCGAGAGCTGTCCCGCTCGACTGGCTTCAGAAACTCGCTGCCGTCTCACCTGCAACAAGCACATAATAGG ATTTACGGCGAGCTGTGTGACGTGGAGCGTGAGATGGAGAGTCAGGGCAGGATGCTGGAGTGTTCTCTGAAAGGTGTCCTGCATGAACGTGCCTTAGGGAAGTTCATCTGGGTCAGACACTGGGACGGTCTGCACCAAACACCT GGTTTACACCCAGAGCATGGTTTTGCGAGGCGGCGTGAGAAGAAGCCCAGTCTGATCATGGAGTGGTTGGGTTTGGGTTCCACCGCCTTccagcagagggagacagagtttGTGAATGGAAATGAAG CAGAGGAACCGATGGAGCTGGACGAAGAGGACCTCATTGAAATCGCAGAGGAAGCAGATCTGATCCAGGCGGAGCGGATTATAGATGACAACACGGATCCCAGAGGTGGCAGAGATGGCAGAAGGAACCAAGACGTGGAGGAGGCTCTCagagaaatggaagaaaatatGCTGGCTATGAACTTGGATGAGGCTGAGATACAGGCGGAGCAGAGCGAGGACGGATGGGAG ATACAAAAGGCccagaagaaaaagatgaaggGCAAAATCAGGAAAGAGCTCGGGAAGGGCTCAGCCATGACTGAACGGGAGGAAAAAACTGTCTTGGATATCTGGAGCCTTAGCCCGCCAGACAGATGGAGACTCTATCG GTTGTGGGTGGCACGCTACAGGGTAGAGCTTTCCGACAAGATCCTAGAGTCTGAAGAGGAGTATCAGAATGCAGTGGACAGACTGGCTGATGTAAAACGTCACCAGAGCCAATTTCTCCTCCAGGAAGCCACG GTTATTGGCATGACAACAACAGGGGCGGCCAAGTACCGGAAAGTTCTGCAGGCGGTGCGTCCTCGCCTGGTGATCGTAGAGGAGGCTGCGGAGGTCCTCGAGGCCCACACCATCACCACGCTGAGCGAGGCATGCCAGCACCTCATCCTCATCGGAGACCACCAGCAG CTGCGCCCCAGTGCCACCGTGTACGAGCTTGCCAAAAACTTCAACCTGGAGATGTCCATGTTCGAGAGGCTGGTGAAGATGGGCCTCCCTTACGTCAGACTCAACTACCAG CATCGCATGAGGCCAGAAATTGCCCGTCTGCTGACCCCACACATCTACTCAGAGTTGGAAAACCATCCCTCTGTGTATGAGTATGACAACATCAAG GGCCTCAACACCAACTTATTCTTCATGGAACACAACCACCTGGAAGAAGAGATCAGAGATGGAAAAAgccatcaaaacaaacatgaggcCATGGTTGTAGTCGCTCTCTGCCGCTATTTTCTCTTGCAGGACTACAAACCAGAGCAAATTACCATCCTCACGACCTATACAGGCCAGTTCAACTGTCTGCGTAAACTTATGCCTGCCAAAGAGTTCCAAGGGGTCAAAGTGCACGTGGTGGACAAGTACCAGGGAGAAGAGAATGATATTGTCTTGTTGTCTCTGGTTCGAAGCAACCGGCAGGGTAAAGTTGGCTTTTTGAACATTCCCAATCGCGTCTGTGTAGCCTTGTCTCGTGCAAAGAAAGGCCTTTACTGCATCGGCAACAGTACAATGCTGGGAAAAGTCCAACTGTGGAGCAACATCTTCAACACCTTGAGGGAGAAGGACCAGGTTGGGAAGGCTCTGACCCTGTGCTGTCATAATCATCCAGATCGAGAGGTAAAAGTCTACTGTGCGGAGGATTTTAAACAATCCCCTGAGGGCGGCTGCACCCAGCCTTGCAACTTCCGTTTGGATTGTGGCCATGTTTGCTCACTTGTCTGCCACCCCTACGACCCTGAGCACAAGAAGTACAAGTGTATGAAGAAGTGTGAGAAGCCTTTATGTGCACAGGGACACAAGTGCACACTTGTCTGCTTCAAAAAATGTCCAGAGGAATGTCCAGTGAAGGTTGAGAAGATCATACCCCAGTGTCAACACTCACAGATGGTTCCGTGCCACCAGGACCCAGCGACATTCGCATGCCAGGAACCTTGCAAGAAGATGCTTCCCTGTGGACATCCATGTGATTCATCGTGTGGGGAACCATGCACCTCAAAGTGCAAGGTGAAGGTCACCTTACAGCTATTGTGCGGCCACAGCCAGGTTGCCGAATGCTTCTACATGACATGCACGGGGGAGGTTGAATGTAGGGCCCCCTGTGAGCATAAGCTACTATGTGGCCACGCGTGTCGTGGTACCTGTGGCAAGTGTTATCAGGGACGGTTCCATTTCCCGTGTGTTCACCAGTGTGAGCGTCTCCTGATTTGTTCTCACAAGTGCAACCAGCCTTGCACCAGCAGTTGCCCCCCATGTCAGAGACCATGTGAGAACTTCTGTATTCACAGCAGGTGTATGAAGCCATGTGGACAGCCATGTGCTCCGTGCATTGAGCCCTGCGCTTGGCAGTGCGCTCACCAAAGCTGCAGTAAGCTTTGCCATGAGCCATGCGATCGTCCACCATGCACCCAACCCTGTGCCAAGACCTTGGGTTGCGGCCACCCGTGTATAGGTCTGTGTGGAGACAAATGTCCACGCTTGTGTCGCATCTGCAATCGCGATGAGGTGACAGAGATTTTCTTCGGGACCGAAGATGACCCTGGGGCTTACTTCATTCAGCTAGAGGACTGTGGACACATCATTGAACACACAGCCATGGATACGTACATGGGGATGGATGACAACCAGCAGCCAAATGAAGGGGAGGAGGTGGCCATAAAACTGAAGCAGTGTCCAAAGTGTCGAACTCCAATCCGTAAAAATCTACGCTATGGATCTCACATCAACAGCAGTCTGGCTCAGATAGAGATGGTCAAAGAGAAGATAAATGGAGACCAGGCAGTTATTAAAGAGCACAGGAGGACCCTCAAAAAGCAGTGGAGAGACAACCTTCTCACTTATAAAATGGATGAGCAGCCTACATTTATGAATATCAAGGCCCAGCTGGAAAGAAGTTATCTCACAGCAAATGATCTGTGGGTCGTGGAAAACAAGATGGACTTCCTAGTAAGAGTTGCAAAGCTAGAGAAGATCCAAAGGGAAAACATGCTACTCAGCCAGAGCTTCACGTTGGAAAAGTACCTCAGTCAGTTTGAGCGCTGGCTCAGCCGCAGCTACTTAAAGTTCACGGACCAGCAGGTTCATGATTTGCAGAGGGAGCTACAGAGAATCACCTTCCTGACAGAAATCAACGTCCGTTGTGATATGGCCTACAAGAGAGGACAAAGCACCAACATTCAGTCCGAGATGCAAAGAATTAGACAGGTTTTGGAAAAGTGCGGCCAGTTCACTGAGCGGGATCAAGACAGAGTGAAAGACGCCATGAAGGAACTAGACAGAAAGCTTCCACCCACAGGCTTGGGGATCAccgagaacgagagagagatgATCGTCTCGGCTATGAAAATGAAACCAGGACACTGGTACAAATGTCCCAATGGCCACGTCTACCTTATAACAGAGTGTGGAGGAGCTATGGAGGAGCGAAAGTGTCTTGATTGTAATGCTACTATCGGTGGGGCCAGTCACACACTAGCAAGTGGCAACCAAGTTGCCTCTGAGATGGATGGAGCACAGCACCCTGCTTGGTCTGAAGCCAACAACCTTCTCAACTTTGATCGACTTGAACTCTGA